A region of Moorena producens PAL-8-15-08-1 DNA encodes the following proteins:
- a CDS encoding serine/threonine-protein kinase — protein sequence MTPLYCSKGHENPNGNKFCRVCGEMLPSLAKTFDTGKILGGRYRIVRELGHGGFGRTYLAQDLNRFNEPCVLKEFAPQVQGNHALQKAEELFEREAGVLYRLQHPQIPQFRELFQVQQQDKGTLLLVQDYVEGQTYRALLEARRPQGLRFSEAEVTQLLIQILPVLEYIHFMRVIHRDISPDNLILRSTDGLPVLIDFGGVKEVAANVASKFLGSKVAGQNKPIITRLGKVGYAPPEQMQGGSVFPHSDLYALGATILVLVTGQEPQQIIDPNTLTWNWRQEISLSPTLGRIIDKMLQPRPGERYQNAKEVLRDLTTHLQFASDPQSAPSPPQTKPTLAVAPGSKPVAVNQPARPATGRPLTTFTNNTVLDWLGKVVLVSVLAAAVFGFTFWATNWWFTFRPISEREPSPKESPIEPDIKPPDWFTKNEENRKKLLDQRRGNLEINEKFYIELVNEAFWDKYPNQEKRQLGNGSQDAPLREEWDKLAFELLTRIELLNLSRTARGRLGSYGPADLTRWKQEVNKVRLSSRAAYDIADSKFFHKFPDQRGQKFIDKSIGQVWQGIVGDTIKALTSGKSLQRIEFAAGGVQQVNGTLQPGDGQAFTAKLSAGQVMEVRLATDVNALFSVYAPSRKTTPLLEDSTKRDWIGELPASGFYEFVVVSQASEPINYRLNFRVED from the coding sequence ATGACGCCCCTCTATTGTAGTAAAGGACATGAGAATCCCAATGGCAATAAGTTTTGCCGGGTTTGTGGCGAGATGCTGCCATCCTTAGCCAAAACCTTTGACACTGGGAAGATTCTGGGTGGTCGCTACCGCATCGTCCGGGAGTTGGGACACGGAGGTTTTGGACGCACCTATTTAGCTCAAGACCTTAACCGCTTTAATGAACCTTGTGTGCTAAAAGAATTTGCCCCCCAAGTTCAAGGTAACCACGCCTTACAAAAAGCAGAAGAACTATTTGAGCGGGAAGCGGGAGTTCTTTATCGACTGCAACACCCTCAAATTCCTCAATTTCGTGAGTTGTTTCAGGTACAACAACAGGACAAAGGCACCCTATTGTTGGTTCAGGACTATGTGGAGGGGCAAACCTACCGCGCTCTACTGGAGGCTCGCCGACCTCAGGGACTCCGGTTTAGTGAAGCAGAAGTGACTCAACTGCTGATCCAAATCCTGCCAGTGTTGGAATATATCCATTTTATGAGGGTGATTCATCGGGATATCTCTCCCGATAATCTGATTTTGCGCAGTACCGATGGTTTACCAGTGCTGATTGACTTTGGCGGTGTCAAAGAGGTAGCAGCAAATGTGGCATCGAAGTTCCTAGGGTCAAAGGTGGCTGGTCAAAATAAGCCGATAATAACTCGGTTGGGTAAAGTTGGTTATGCTCCCCCAGAGCAGATGCAAGGAGGAAGTGTTTTTCCCCACAGTGACCTCTATGCTCTAGGGGCAACTATATTAGTATTAGTGACTGGTCAGGAACCCCAGCAGATAATTGACCCCAATACCCTGACCTGGAACTGGCGGCAAGAGATCAGCCTTAGCCCTACCCTAGGTCGTATCATCGATAAAATGCTTCAACCGAGACCAGGGGAACGGTACCAAAATGCCAAAGAAGTGCTGCGAGACCTCACCACTCACCTTCAATTTGCCAGTGACCCGCAATCAGCTCCATCACCCCCTCAGACTAAACCGACTTTAGCAGTTGCCCCTGGTTCCAAGCCAGTAGCGGTTAACCAGCCAGCAAGGCCAGCTACCGGAAGACCATTAACCACTTTTACGAACAATACCGTTTTAGACTGGCTTGGCAAGGTGGTTTTGGTATCTGTCTTAGCTGCTGCTGTATTTGGCTTTACCTTCTGGGCAACCAATTGGTGGTTCACCTTCCGCCCAATATCTGAGCGGGAACCCTCACCAAAGGAATCACCCATCGAACCGGACATAAAGCCACCCGACTGGTTTACCAAGAACGAGGAAAACCGCAAGAAATTGCTAGATCAGCGTCGTGGCAATTTGGAGATTAACGAAAAGTTCTACATTGAGTTAGTCAATGAGGCGTTTTGGGACAAGTACCCAAATCAAGAAAAACGACAGCTAGGCAATGGATCACAGGATGCTCCGTTAAGAGAAGAGTGGGATAAGCTGGCATTTGAGCTATTGACCCGGATTGAGTTGCTCAATTTGAGTCGGACGGCACGGGGAAGGTTGGGAAGCTATGGCCCAGCAGATTTAACTCGCTGGAAGCAGGAAGTGAATAAGGTGCGCCTTTCTAGCCGTGCAGCTTATGATATTGCAGATTCTAAATTCTTTCATAAGTTTCCCGATCAGCGGGGTCAGAAGTTTATCGATAAGTCTATTGGTCAGGTGTGGCAAGGAATTGTTGGGGATACGATCAAAGCGTTGACATCAGGAAAATCCCTACAGCGCATTGAGTTTGCTGCTGGCGGAGTTCAACAAGTCAATGGAACCCTCCAGCCAGGAGACGGACAAGCGTTTACTGCTAAACTTTCTGCTGGTCAAGTCATGGAAGTGAGACTGGCTACCGATGTAAATGCCTTGTTTTCCGTTTATGCTCCGAGCCGTAAGACGACCCCCCTATTAGAAGACTCAACCAAACGCGACTGGATCGGGGAGCTGCCAGCATCTGGTTTCTATGAGTTTGTGGTAGTTTCTCAAGCTTCTGAACCGATTAATTATCGACTTAACTTTAGGGTTGAAGATTAG
- a CDS encoding transposase: MTDKMLNQLLYYQQHFALYLHHKQILTLEILVSLLQAHKQVSLKLAAYLPLPILYESRRRHLQRFLSLQNLSIPLLWFPLIKYFVNNHFQKGSRILVIIDGTKWQDNNLLMVSVRYQKRAIPVYWKFLKKGSSNLVEQIAVLHPVIKLFQDYQIVVIGDREFRGVELADWLKSQQVKFALRVQDNTYVKLKGHGEQTISSLGLQPGIKRFYSEVYTKRKGFGQFNLAAYWKRCSAVLGRQRGLGGPSQG, encoded by the coding sequence ATGACCGATAAAATGTTAAATCAATTACTATATTATCAACAACATTTCGCGCTTTACTTACATCACAAACAAATCCTAACTTTAGAGATACTAGTTTCGTTACTGCAAGCTCACAAACAAGTATCTCTAAAGTTAGCGGCTTATTTACCTTTACCTATTCTTTATGAAAGTCGTCGGCGACATTTACAAAGATTCTTGAGTCTTCAAAATCTTAGTATACCATTACTCTGGTTTCCACTTATTAAATATTTCGTCAACAATCATTTCCAAAAAGGAAGTCGTATTCTGGTTATCATTGATGGGACTAAGTGGCAAGATAACAATCTCTTAATGGTGAGTGTCCGCTATCAGAAAAGAGCCATACCAGTGTACTGGAAATTCTTAAAGAAAGGGAGTAGTAATTTAGTTGAGCAAATTGCTGTACTACATCCAGTTATTAAGCTCTTCCAAGATTATCAAATAGTAGTCATAGGAGACAGAGAGTTTCGAGGTGTAGAATTAGCCGATTGGCTTAAGAGTCAACAGGTCAAGTTTGCTTTAAGGGTACAAGATAACACCTATGTCAAGTTAAAGGGTCATGGGGAGCAAACTATCTCTAGTTTAGGCTTACAGCCAGGTATAAAGAGATTTTATAGTGAAGTATATACCAAAAGAAAAGGTTTTGGTCAGTTTAATCTAGCAGCATACTGGAAGCGATGCAGCGCGGTCTTGGGAAGGCAGCGCGGTCTTGGGGGTCCCTCACAGGGGTAG
- a CDS encoding transposase gives MVGVIIWKRALPIFGDFLNKRGASNCDEQKAILRPVLKLLKDYELVILGDREFHSVILAKWLRQKKVYFVLRQKKDTNIKIKGQDYQSLSALKESPGQRGFWTRIKVLKG, from the coding sequence ATGGTGGGGGTAATAATTTGGAAACGAGCACTTCCAATTTTCGGGGACTTCCTGAACAAAAGAGGAGCCAGTAATTGTGATGAGCAAAAAGCAATACTAAGACCAGTATTAAAGTTATTGAAAGATTACGAACTTGTGATATTAGGAGACAGAGAATTTCACAGCGTCATCCTAGCTAAATGGCTGAGGCAAAAGAAAGTCTACTTTGTACTTAGACAAAAAAAGGACACAAATATCAAAATTAAGGGGCAAGATTATCAATCTTTAAGTGCTTTAAAAGAATCTCCAGGACAAAGAGGATTTTGGACGAGGATAAAAGTGCTCAAGGGGTGA
- a CDS encoding serine/threonine-protein kinase → MSNTLKPGAIIKDRYTILGDLGQGTFGRTYLAEDANRYQERCVLKEFAPQLQNKHELQKAQELFEREAGMLYQLRHNQIPCFRELLRTSIGRKNYLFLVQDYVEGLTYHQLLVQGQKFREADVIKLLQDILPVLDYIHSKQIIHRDISPDNLIKRNSDGKPVLIDFGCVKEMVTTAIVQSTGHVIGTQVGKRGYSPDEQLRYGKADATSDLYALAVTALVLLTGKQPLDLYDSYHATWLWQEITISPSFKSVLTKMLDNLPKQRYQSAQEVSEALLTVIPQPVSSQQPTKLPNNLPNKQPNKLPTKLPNKQPNTLFTQIATLVAAPGQTIKTTFTAVLNRKQQSTNRELKFFGLSMSIALLVVFGTVAVARGGFPTPKFPKISWQLPTIPSLPSTPSVSNTEQQRQKQIYQRCRDLKIDPGTFYQKVDQFFYSTYPQLKGKTLSDKQEDVQFRQAWYQIAEDLLDNLEQEAYLSN, encoded by the coding sequence ATGTCTAATACCTTAAAACCTGGAGCAATTATCAAAGACCGCTATACAATCTTAGGCGATTTAGGTCAAGGAACTTTTGGACGGACCTATCTCGCTGAAGATGCTAATCGCTATCAAGAGCGTTGTGTACTTAAAGAATTTGCTCCCCAACTTCAAAACAAACATGAATTACAAAAAGCTCAAGAATTATTTGAGCGAGAAGCTGGCATGTTATACCAGCTCAGACATAACCAAATTCCTTGTTTTCGAGAGTTACTTAGAACCAGTATCGGTCGTAAAAATTATCTATTTTTAGTACAAGACTATGTCGAAGGGTTAACCTATCACCAGCTTTTAGTCCAAGGTCAAAAGTTTAGGGAAGCAGATGTGATTAAACTGCTCCAAGACATCTTGCCAGTTTTAGATTATATTCATTCTAAGCAGATCATTCATCGGGATATTTCTCCCGATAATCTGATTAAACGGAATTCTGACGGCAAGCCAGTATTAATTGACTTTGGTTGTGTCAAAGAAATGGTAACCACTGCCATTGTCCAATCAACCGGACACGTGATTGGTACTCAAGTCGGCAAACGGGGTTACTCCCCAGATGAACAGTTACGATATGGTAAAGCTGATGCCACTAGCGACCTTTACGCTTTAGCGGTAACTGCTTTAGTATTGCTAACCGGTAAACAGCCTCTAGACCTTTATGATAGTTATCACGCTACCTGGCTTTGGCAAGAGATAACTATTAGCCCCAGCTTCAAATCGGTGTTGACTAAAATGCTGGATAATCTTCCTAAACAACGGTATCAGTCAGCCCAAGAGGTCAGTGAAGCGCTCTTAACCGTAATTCCCCAGCCGGTAAGTAGCCAGCAGCCAACTAAGCTACCAAATAATCTACCAAATAAACAACCAAATAAGCTACCAACTAAGCTACCAAATAAACAACCAAATACACTATTTACCCAGATCGCTACCTTAGTTGCTGCTCCTGGTCAAACTATTAAAACAACCTTCACTGCTGTGCTCAATCGCAAACAGCAATCCACTAACCGTGAACTAAAGTTTTTTGGTCTTTCTATGTCCATTGCTTTATTAGTAGTGTTTGGAACGGTAGCAGTAGCCAGAGGAGGGTTTCCTACACCAAAATTCCCGAAGATATCCTGGCAATTGCCCACTATACCATCATTGCCTTCTACACCATCTGTGAGTAACACCGAGCAGCAACGGCAAAAGCAAATCTATCAGCGTTGCCGAGATTTGAAGATTGATCCAGGGACTTTTTATCAGAAAGTTGATCAATTTTTTTATAGTACATATCCCCAATTAAAAGGAAAGACTCTTTCCGATAAACAAGAGGATGTTCAATTCCGGCAAGCTTGGTATCAAATTGCTGAGGATTTACTGGATAATTTGGAACAAGAGGCTTATTTGAGCAATTAG
- the mdh gene encoding malate dehydrogenase has protein sequence MVPYPNSPIACHDNRVSVIGGGRVGSTLVQRIAEKNLADVVLLDIKPGMPQGIALDLMEARGIEGHDCQIIGTNDYADTAGSDVVVITAGSPRKPGMSRDDLLQINSKIVVEAAKNAIAKSPDAMLIVVTNPLDVMTYLAWQATDLPPHRVMGMAGVLDSTRFRTFIAMENGVSVADVNAVVLGGHGDLMVPLPRYSTVSGVPITELMTPDRIEALIERTRRGGAEIVELMRTGSAYFAPASSACLMVQAILHNQSRQITAAAYLQGEYDLEDIFIGVPTRLGCRGIEKILELKLTDYELSSLKISAESVRDNIKKAQEMLGH, from the coding sequence ATGGTACCCTATCCCAACTCCCCAATTGCTTGCCACGACAACCGTGTATCCGTAATCGGTGGTGGTAGAGTAGGGAGCACCCTTGTCCAACGGATTGCTGAGAAAAATCTGGCCGATGTCGTACTCCTGGATATTAAACCAGGTATGCCCCAAGGCATTGCTCTCGATTTAATGGAGGCCAGGGGGATAGAAGGTCACGATTGTCAGATTATCGGAACTAATGACTATGCTGATACTGCTGGTTCCGATGTGGTGGTGATTACGGCAGGAAGTCCCCGGAAACCAGGAATGAGTAGGGATGACCTCCTACAGATCAATTCCAAAATTGTGGTGGAAGCGGCTAAAAATGCGATCGCAAAATCCCCAGATGCCATGTTAATCGTGGTCACCAATCCCCTCGATGTGATGACCTATCTAGCCTGGCAAGCTACTGACTTACCACCCCATCGGGTAATGGGCATGGCAGGGGTGTTGGATTCTACCCGATTCCGGACATTCATTGCCATGGAAAATGGTGTATCCGTTGCGGATGTGAATGCCGTAGTGCTCGGAGGCCATGGGGACTTAATGGTGCCACTACCACGCTACTCTACCGTTAGTGGTGTTCCCATCACCGAACTGATGACACCAGACCGGATAGAAGCCCTGATTGAACGGACTCGTCGAGGCGGAGCAGAAATTGTAGAACTGATGCGCACAGGCAGTGCTTATTTTGCCCCAGCATCCTCCGCCTGTTTGATGGTACAAGCAATTTTACACAACCAATCCCGCCAAATCACCGCAGCTGCCTACCTTCAGGGTGAATATGATTTGGAAGATATTTTTATAGGGGTACCCACCCGATTGGGGTGTCGAGGCATTGAAAAAATTTTGGAATTAAAGTTGACAGATTATGAACTGTCCTCCCTCAAGATATCCGCTGAATCAGTTCGTGACAATATTAAGAAGGCACAAGAGATGCTGGGTCATTAG
- a CDS encoding NAD(P)H-quinone oxidoreductase subunit O, with amino-acid sequence MAGKIKKGVLVRAIQAQLEGSLEAKASDPRFSSYLFETDGEILDIKGDYALVKFGRVPTPNIWLRIDQLEISS; translated from the coding sequence ATGGCTGGGAAAATTAAAAAGGGAGTATTGGTTCGGGCTATCCAAGCTCAGTTAGAGGGTAGCCTGGAAGCCAAAGCAAGTGACCCCCGCTTTTCCTCTTATCTGTTTGAAACCGATGGGGAAATTCTTGATATCAAGGGGGATTATGCCCTGGTCAAATTTGGTCGGGTACCCACCCCGAACATTTGGTTACGTATTGACCAGTTGGAAATCTCGTCTTGA